CACCATCCTTCACCCCAACTCCATCCCAAGGCTCCCTCACCAAAATGCTCTTATAGACACTGCCATCTTCCCCCAACTCCATCTGGACTCGGATGATACGGCAATCAGAGGCCCCTGGCCCAGATCCCTCTCCCCCATATCCAGTCCCCCCGGAGGCCTCTTCTGCACCCCCACTCAGCGGGGAGCCACAGGAGGCTGAGCGGCGGTGACCTCGAGAAGGCCTAGGGGAGGAGGCTGGTGGGGAGAGGTGGCTGGGGTCAGCTGGACTGTGCAGGGATGGACTGCTTTCCAAGGCAGAGTCTAGTGACGAGACAGATGGCCACTTCATGTGCTAGGAACAAACAACATGGGACTGGCATGAAGGCAGGGAGGTTTAAGGAAGAAACATTTACAGAGTGAGGGTCAGCGTCAAGGTCAGAGTCAGGAGCAGAGCTCACCTGGGCCAGCCGAGTCAGCAGAGGAGCAGGAGTTGTAGGCGCCTCATCTCCCCCAGTACTGGGCCGGTCACAGGACACAAGCGGGGTAGGGACCCCAACAGAGCCCAAAACCCTGCAGTGGCAGGAGATTGGGAGGATCAGAGAAAAGTGGAAGTCCCAAGAAACCACCCCCCAGCCAGTGAATCTCTCACTCTGTCCACTGCGAGATGACCAATGTTGGCCGAAGCACCCGTGGGGCAGGAGGGTCACTGGAACCAGGTGGCTCCACCTCACAGGATACACGATGGCTGGGTTAGGGGGGCAATAGGCAGAGCTCAGGACATGACACCAATcccccacacctggccagaacCCTGGAGTCCCAACCTCACCCGCCAGTCACCTCTGAGCCTCTGTCAGTGGCCGGAGCCCCTGTAGCCACCTCTGGATATCATGGTCAGGTTGGAGGTTATAGCCACGACATTCATTCTGGAGCCGTCGCAACTCAGAAAGGACTGCAAACTCCTGGGAAGGAGCCCTCAAACTGCAGGAGCCAAAACTCAGGGACCCCTGActtttccccctccccttcctggaACATGGATAGGGAAGTCCAGCATCCAGCCCAGACACTCCGCTCACCTTCCTCCGCTTGTCAAAATTGATGTATCCATTCTGCGAGGAAAATGGGGATGGGGTGAAAGTTCCAACCCTACCTTCCGGCCACAGAGAGAGAATATCCCCTCTCTTAAACACACACAGCCACATCCAACTCACAACCACTTCCCTCCAGCCTCTCTGACTCTTCgatccctccctgccttcctcctcaaTCTATCATGGCCTAAGCACTCCACTTGACCCTTTAAATTGAATTTCTCAGGTAGACAACGAGTCTGCTTTGCAGATGAGAGGACTGGATAGTATCCAATTCGACAGGATTCCTTATCCAGAGAGGATAAGGAACTTGTCCAAGGTCtcagtatttgtttatttaacaaactCTAGCAATAGAGCAGGAGCCCATCACAAAACCTAGATGTGCTTACGTTTCAGGCACGTTCTAAGCACTTGACAAATACAAATTCATTTAACCCTTATAACAGATCAATGTAGATGCTATTTCTAGTTTCCCATTTACAGATCACTGAGGCGACTTGGCACAGAAACAGATCTGGCTCTGTCCCACACTCAGCTATTTGTGCCTTACAGCCCCTTGCAAGGGGCGGGGGGGTCTGTCCGACCCTGCAGCCCACTTGTTACATCATTgcaatgacacacacacacaccactgacCTCCAACTCATCCTTGGAGGCTGCATCCAGCATCACAAGGTCCTTCAGGAAGGTGCCAAGGTATGGGACCACACCCTGAAGTCAGGGGTCAGGGTCAGAAGTGCCTGCCATTGACGTGAGGGCCCTCCATCCCTCCGCACTTGCCCTCCTCATTGCCTCAGAGAACAGATTTCATTCTCCTCACCCCTCTGTGCCTCCCTTACCCATCCTTCAGGCTGCTCCCCCAAAACATACTCCTCACCCCTTCATAATCACCACCCCCACGCCCACCACCCCGCTAGTCACTCACCCCACCCCGGGAGCCAGACCTCGGGGCCTTCTTGGAGTGTGGCTCCAGAGGAGACTGCAGCTTCAcctcctggtggtgacaaaataaaAGAGACATGGGGGAGCAGTAGGGAACAAGGAGAGGTGGGAATGCCACAAACCAGGCTCTCACCTGCACGAGCAGCTCCCGACTCTGGGAATAATTATCCTCCTCGGAGAAAATCTGGCAGAGGCTGGAAAAGACTCTGAGGCTGTccctggggaagggagaaaagtggccctgaggacaggcctggctctgtcacccccTCTTCCCCGCCTTCTGAGGAACCCCCACCCCAGTccaatgcctcagcctccgcaccTGGTTGCTTCCCCCCAGGCTGCCCGAAGCCTGTGGATGGGGCTGGACTGCAGGGCTGACACCACGGCATAAACTGAAGAGAAGTTTCGGAGCAGCCGGCACTCCTGTGGGGGTCAAAGAAGAGAGCTAAGGCTATGGGAGGCCTCTCCATTCCATGGCCACAAACCGTAGGGCAATCTTCTCTCTCACCTCTGCCACGCGGATCCACTTCTCCAGGAGCCGGGCCCTCTGTGGGGGACGGAGTGGCCGTATGGTCACCTCCCCAGGTCCCTCTCCAGTGGAAGTAGCCCCCAGGACAGAACTAACCACTGCCCCTGCCACCTTGTTAAACTGTGTGACAGTAGCTCGGACAGATGGGCAGAGGTGAGAATGTCCTGGCCGGTCTCTGTGACCCCACAGGCCTCCCAGGCACTGAGAGGGGATCAAATTGAGAAAAAGTTCCTGCAGGGTAGAGGTCAGAGGTTAAAGTTCATAGTCAAGTGAGGTCAGCCTTCCAATATCAGGGATCTGAGGATCTCAGGTGGCCAAGGAACCAGAGGGGCACAGGGTTTGAAGGGTAACGACCAAAGGGAAAAGGGGAGAATCAAAATGGTAGGTGGAGGAGGCTAGGAGCTGGATCAGGAAGGGGTGGAAGCAAGGAAAGGATCTGGAGTCAAGGAGAGGTTAGTAAGGGGTCAGGGGGCATAGGGGCCAGAGGTCAGGGTCTCACCGCATCTAGCAGGGTCAGCTGTTCGGCCAAGTGGTCAGCGAGGAACACCAGGACATCCGTGGGGTCAGCAGGGGGATCGCCGGGGAGGGCCAGGGGCTTAGGAAGGTCGGGGGCCTGGGGGTCCACCCGGGACCGGAGATTGCGGATGAGGTCAGCGCTGCCCCCCCCAACACCCTTCCCTGCTGCATACCCTGTCTGAAGTAAGAAGCTCTCAAGCCGGTCAAGCTGACCCTTGGCCTCAGAGCCAAAATCCTCAGGGTGAGAGGCCAGCCAGGTTGACAGTACAGAGATGGCTACCCTGGGAGAAGGGAATCAGCCAAGGGTGAGAGGTAAAGCTGCAGCCTGGGCAGAGGGGACTGTGAGATTAAGAACCAGGGGTCACTCACTCTGTTGTCCTCTCTAGTTCGTCGGTAGGATGAGATTCAAGGGCTTCCAGCCTGAGGGGGAGAAGAGGATCTATCTGTCCATTTTTCCCAAACCCTCAGTGGCTTTGACTATTTTGGTGGGATGTTGCGGCTTTAGGAAATCCGGGCAGATACTCCACTACCCTGCGTCCCTTATGACTCTGACCTGTCAGCCATAAGCCCTAGCAAGGCAGGCGTGGAGGTGAAGGCCCGGTGGGTAGCCAGGAAGGCTGACATGAAGCTCACATCAGTCCCTGATGTCCGGGTATCCAGTAGGTGTCTGACCAGGGCCTCCAGAGTGCCAGCTCGGAGCCGTCGGGAGGAACGTGGGGGAGGCATAGGGACCTGGAGAACACAGAGAGATGATCGCTAACCCTTTCTCCCACTCTGCACCTAGATTTCTGAGGACAATCCCAGACCCAGGAGATGTTCCAGACTCATTTTTCTGATATTCAGAGAGGGCAAGAGTCTTGGCCTATGTCACACAGCAGAGTCCAGGACTCCAGAACTCCAACCTAGCACTCTGGCCAGAAAGTCAGCCAGAGGAAGGAAAACTGGGAATGAAGAGTCAGAGGTGAGAAGCTAAAGTCATGATCTCACCAAGGGATCAAGAGGTCGATATTGGCGGCTTGTGACGGTAAACACGGCAccatcctcctcctcatcccaGACGGACACAGGGGCCTGGAGGAGCAAGGAAGGGGAAGTCAGACAGTTCCACACCACCCCCCATTGCCCTCAGCCTTCACCCCAGGCCCTGCTCCTCCCTCTGTACCCCTCACCTGTGGTGGCAGGGCATAGTACCAGCGAGTGCGAGGAAGGGTTGGGGGAGCTGGTGACCCCAGGTCTCCCCCACTGGGGCCCAGACAGCCCCACCCCAGCCGCCTCAGGGCCCCGGTGGAGTCGAAGGGGCTGCAGTGGAGGCGTGGATGGAGTACAGGAATTCTGATCCTGGAGACCCCCAAAGCCCCTTCTCCCCAGAGCTGAACCCACACACGACAGAGAAGCAGGGTACAAAGGGCAGGAGAGGGAAGCGAGAGGCAGCAAGCCAGAGGCAGCGACTAGGGGTAGCTGAAACCTCAGTCCAGGCACTGCCGCATGCCCCGCCCCTCCCGGCCAAGGACTATACCAGCCCAGAGAATTAGTCTTTTTCAGGACCCCTTTCACCCTGGTCCCTCGGGTAGCGCCTCCACTATCTCAGCCCTAAGGGACCCCCGAAGGTAGCAGCTCCAATCCCAGTacaggaaggaaaaggggaagtggGATGATAGGGGGTTGGGGGCGGTAGACTCAGAGAGTCACgtggccccagcccctcccccgaCCGATCCCGAAAAACCAGCCCTGCCAGTCAACCTGCCCTCACCTAGGATCTGGACCTAGGAGTTTAGGGCCTCGGGGCCCCAAATCCAAATTCTGGCCCCTCCTGAGGCCCGAAATCCTGCTCCTGGCCACCACCATTAATCCCTAATGAAAACAGATGACCACTCTCTACCCACCCTAGGATCTTTCCTCCAGGTCCCAGAACCGTGGCTTCCCGGCCTCTACCCAGgaccggggcggggcgggggggcggggggaagggggagagagggaaggaggggtcACGAAATCTGAGGGTTCCCTCCCCAATCCCAGAGTCAGAGGAGCTGGTTACTGTGGAAACAAACCCCTCCCCGCCAAACAAAAACAAGGAGGGAGACAGGGACCAAGACACGACTGCTCAGAGAGGTAGGCACACTCAGGCAGGCAGAGGTGGAGGGCCAAAGACCCGCAGGGACAGGACAGCCAGCCAGAAGTTCCAGGCAGGAACAGGGCAGGTTCCTGCGGGCAGGTCCTGAGT
This DNA window, taken from Homo sapiens chromosome 6 genomic scaffold, GRCh38.p14 alternate locus group ALT_REF_LOCI_5 HSCHR6_MHC_MCF_CTG1, encodes the following:
- the RGL2 gene encoding ral guanine nucleotide dissociation stimulator-like 2 isoform X2, with translation MPPPRSSRRLRAGTLEALVRHLLDTRTSGTDVSFMSAFLATHRAFTSTPALLGLMADRLEALESHPTDELERTTEVAISVLSTWLASHPEDFGSEAKGQLDRLESFLLQTGYAAGKGVGGGSADLIRNLRSRVDPQAPDLPKPLALPGDPPADPTDVLVFLADHLAEQLTLLDAELFLNLIPSQCLGGLWGHRDRPGHSHLCPSVRATVTQFNKVAGAVVSSVLGATSTGEGPGEVTIRPLRPPQRARLLEKWIRVAEECRLLRNFSSVYAVVSALQSSPIHRLRAAWGEATRDSLRVFSSLCQIFSEEDNYSQSRELLVQEVKLQSPLEPHSKKAPRSGSRGGNGYINFDKRRKEFAVLSELRRLQNECRGYNLQPDHDIQRWLQGLRPLTEAQSHRVSCEVEPPGSSDPPAPRVLRPTLVISQWTEVLGSVGVPTPLVSCDRPSTGGDEAPTTPAPLLTRLAQHMKWPSVSSLDSALESSPSLHSPADPSHLSPPASSPRPSRGHRRSASCGSPLSGGAEEASGGTGYGGEGSGPGASDCRIIRVQMELGEDGSVYKSILVTSQDKAPSVISRVLKKNNRDSAVASEYELVQLLPGERELTIPASANVFYAMDGASHDFLLRQRRRSSTATPGVTSGPSASGTPPSEGGGGSFPRIKATGRKIARALF
- the RGL2 gene encoding ral guanine nucleotide dissociation stimulator-like 2 isoform X14, which produces MPPPRSSRRLRAGTLEALVRHLLDTRTSGTDVSFMSAFLATHRAFTSTPALLGLMADRLEALESHPTDELERTTEVAISVLSTWLASHPEDFGSEAKGQLDRLESFLLQTGYAAGKGVGGGSADLIRNLRSRVDPQAPDLPKPLALPGDPPADPTDVLVFLADHLAEQLTLLDAELFLNLIPSQCLGGLWGHRDRPGHSHLCPSVRATVTQFNKVAGAVVSSVLGATSTGEGPGEVTIRPLRPPQRARLLEKWIRVAEECRLLRNFSSVYAVVSALQSSPIHRLRAAWGEATRDSLRVFSSLCQIFSEEDNYSQSRELLVQEVKLQSPLEPHSKKAPRSGSRGGGVVPYLGTFLKDLVMLDAASKDELENGYINFDKRRKEFAVLSELRRLQNECRGYNLQPDHDIQRWLQGLRPLTEAQSHRVSCEVEPPGSSDPPAPRVLRPTLVISQWTEVLGSVGVPTPLVSCDRPSTGGDEAPTTPAPLLTRLAQSHVVCS
- the RGL2 gene encoding ral guanine nucleotide dissociation stimulator-like 2 isoform X1, whose translation is MVVARSRISGLRRGQNLDLGPRGPKLLGPDPSPFDSTGALRRLGWGCLGPSGGDLGSPAPPTLPRTRWYYALPPQAPVSVWDEEEDGAVFTVTSRQYRPLDPLVPMPPPRSSRRLRAGTLEALVRHLLDTRTSGTDVSFMSAFLATHRAFTSTPALLGLMADRLEALESHPTDELERTTEVAISVLSTWLASHPEDFGSEAKGQLDRLESFLLQTGYAAGKGVGGGSADLIRNLRSRVDPQAPDLPKPLALPGDPPADPTDVLVFLADHLAEQLTLLDAELFLNLIPSQCLGGLWGHRDRPGHSHLCPSVRATVTQFNKVAGAVVSSVLGATSTGEGPGEVTIRPLRPPQRARLLEKWIRVAEECRLLRNFSSVYAVVSALQSSPIHRLRAAWGEATRDSLRVFSSLCQIFSEEDNYSQSRELLVQEVKLQSPLEPHSKKAPRSGSRGGGVVPYLGTFLKDLVMLDAASKDELENGYINFDKRRKEFAVLSELRRLQNECRGYNLQPDHDIQRWLQGLRPLTEAQSHRVSCEVEPPGSSDPPAPRVLRPTLVISQWTEVLGSVGVPTPLVSCDRPSTGGDEAPTTPAPLLTRLAQHMKWPSVSSLDSALESSPSLHSPADPSHLSPPASSPRPSRGHRRSASCGSPLSGGAEEASGGTGYGGEGSGPGASDCRIIRVQMELGEDGSVYKSILVTSQDKAPSVISRVLKKNNRDSAVASEYELVQLLPGERELTIPASANVFYAMDGASHDFLLRQRRRSSTATPGVTSGPSASGTPPSEGGGGSFPRIKATGRKIARALF
- the RGL2 gene encoding ral guanine nucleotide dissociation stimulator-like 2 isoform X15, encoding MPPPRSSRRLRAGTLEALVRHLLDTRTSGTDVSFMSAFLATHRAFTSTPALLGLMADRLEALESHPTDELERTTEVAISVLSTWLASHPEDFGSEAKGQLDRLESFLLQTGYAAGKGVGGGSADLIRNLRSRVDPQAPDLPKPLALPGDPPADPTDVLVFLADHLAEQLTLLDAELFLNLIPSQCLGGLWGHRDRPGHSHLCPSVRATVTQFNKVAGAVVSSVLGATSTGEGPGEVTIRPLRPPQRARLLEKWIRVAEECRLLRNFSSVYAVVSALQSSPIHRLRAAWGEATRDSLRVFSSLCQIFSEEDNYSQSRELLVQEVKLQSPLEPHSKKAPRSGSRGGGVVPYLGTFLKDLVMLDAASKDELENGYINFDKRRKFEGSFPGVCSPF
- the RGL2 gene encoding ral guanine nucleotide dissociation stimulator-like 2 isoform 1 (isoform 1 is encoded by transcript variant 1), which encodes MLPRPLRLLLDTSPPGGVVLSSFRSRDPEEGGGPGGLVVGGGQEEEEEEEEEAPVSVWDEEEDGAVFTVTSRQYRPLDPLVPMPPPRSSRRLRAGTLEALVRHLLDTRTSGTDVSFMSAFLATHRAFTSTPALLGLMADRLEALESHPTDELERTTEVAISVLSTWLASHPEDFGSEAKGQLDRLESFLLQTGYAAGKGVGGGSADLIRNLRSRVDPQAPDLPKPLALPGDPPADPTDVLVFLADHLAEQLTLLDAELFLNLIPSQCLGGLWGHRDRPGHSHLCPSVRATVTQFNKVAGAVVSSVLGATSTGEGPGEVTIRPLRPPQRARLLEKWIRVAEECRLLRNFSSVYAVVSALQSSPIHRLRAAWGEATRDSLRVFSSLCQIFSEEDNYSQSRELLVQEVKLQSPLEPHSKKAPRSGSRGGGVVPYLGTFLKDLVMLDAASKDELENGYINFDKRRKEFAVLSELRRLQNECRGYNLQPDHDIQRWLQGLRPLTEAQSHRVSCEVEPPGSSDPPAPRVLRPTLVISQWTEVLGSVGVPTPLVSCDRPSTGGDEAPTTPAPLLTRLAQHMKWPSVSSLDSALESSPSLHSPADPSHLSPPASSPRPSRGHRRSASCGSPLSGGAEEASGGTGYGGEGSGPGASDCRIIRVQMELGEDGSVYKSILVTSQDKAPSVISRVLKKNNRDSAVASEYELVQLLPGERELTIPASANVFYAMDGASHDFLLRQRRRSSTATPGVTSGPSASGTPPSEGGGGSFPRIKATGRKIARALF
- the RGL2 gene encoding ral guanine nucleotide dissociation stimulator-like 2 isoform 2 (isoform 2 is encoded by transcript variant 2) — protein: MPPPRSSRRLRAGTLEALVRHLLDTRTSGTDVSFMSAFLATHRAFTSTPALLGLMADRLEALESHPTDELERTTEVAISVLSTWLASHPEDFGSEAKGQLDRLESFLLQTGYAAGKGVGGGSADLIRNLRSRVDPQAPDLPKPLALPGDPPADPTDVLVFLADHLAEQLTLLDAELFLNLIPSQCLGGLWGHRDRPGHSHLCPSVRATVTQFNKVAGAVVSSVLGATSTGEGPGEVTIRPLRPPQRARLLEKWIRVAEECRLLRNFSSVYAVVSALQSSPIHRLRAAWGEATRDSLRVFSSLCQIFSEEDNYSQSRELLVQEVKLQSPLEPHSKKAPRSGSRGGGVVPYLGTFLKDLVMLDAASKDELENGYINFDKRRKEFAVLSELRRLQNECRGYNLQPDHDIQRWLQGLRPLTEAQSHRVSCEVEPPGSSDPPAPRVLRPTLVISQWTEVLGSVGVPTPLVSCDRPSTGGDEAPTTPAPLLTRLAQHMKWPSVSSLDSALESSPSLHSPADPSHLSPPASSPRPSRGHRRSASCGSPLSGGAEEASGGTGYGGEGSGPGASDCRIIRVQMELGEDGSVYKSILVTSQDKAPSVISRVLKKNNRDSAVASEYELVQLLPGERELTIPASANVFYAMDGASHDFLLRQRRRSSTATPGVTSGPSASGTPPSEGGGGSFPRIKATGRKIARALF
- the RGL2 gene encoding ral guanine nucleotide dissociation stimulator-like 2 isoform X4 is translated as MWLLPAPPPAEGAGIEGPSENPAGISAPVSVWDEEEDGAVFTVTSRQYRPLDPLVPMPPPRSSRRLRAGTLEALVRHLLDTRTSGTDVSFMSAFLATHRAFTSTPALLGLMADRLEALESHPTDELERTTEVAISVLSTWLASHPEDFGSEAKGQLDRLESFLLQTGYAAGKGVGGGSADLIRNLRSRVDPQAPDLPKPLALPGDPPADPTDVLVFLADHLAEQLTLLDAELFLNLIPSQCLGGLWGHRDRPGHSHLCPSVRATVTQFNKVAGAVVSSVLGATSTGEGPGEVTIRPLRPPQRARLLEKWIRVAEECRLLRNFSSVYAVVSALQSSPIHRLRAAWGEATRDSLRVFSSLCQIFSEEDNYSQSRELLVQEVKLQSPLEPHSKKAPRSGSRGGGVVPYLGTFLKDLVMLDAASKDELENGYINFDKRRKEFAVLSELRRLQNECRGYNLQPDHDIQRWLQGLRPLTEAQSHRVSCEVEPPGSSDPPAPRVLRPTLVISQWTEVLGSVGVPTPLVSCDRPSTGGDEAPTTPAPLLTRLAQHMKWPSVSSLDSALESSPSLHSPADPSHLSPPASSPRPSRGHRRSASCGSPLSGGAEEASGGTGYGGEGSGPGASDCRIIRVQMELGEDGSVYKSILVTSQDKAPSVISRVLKKNNRDSAVASEYELVQLLPGERELTIPASANVFYAMDGASHDFLLRQRRRSSTATPGVTSGPSASGTPPSEGGGGSFPRIKATGRKIARALF
- the RGL2 gene encoding ral guanine nucleotide dissociation stimulator-like 2 isoform X3; this encodes MLPRPLRLLLDTSPPGGVVLSSFRSRDPEEGGGPGGLVVGGGQEEEEEEEEEAPVSVWDEEEDGAVFTVTSRQYRPLDPLVPMPPPRSSRRLRAGTLEALVRHLLDTRTSGTDVSFMSAFLATHRAFTSTPALLGLMADRLEALESHPTDELERTTEVAISVLSTWLASHPEDFGSEAKGQLDRLESFLLQTGYAAGKGVGGGSADLIRNLRSRVDPQAPDLPKPLALPGDPPADPTDVLVFLADHLAEQLTLLDAELFLNLIPSQCLGGLWGHRDRPGHSHLCPSVRATVTQFNKVAGAVVSSVLGATSTGEGPGEVTIRPLRPPQRARLLEKWIRVAEECRLLRNFSSVYAVVSALQSSPIHRLRAAWGEATRDSLRVFSSLCQIFSEEDNYSQSRELLVQEVKLQSPLEPHSKKAPRSGSRGGNGYINFDKRRKEFAVLSELRRLQNECRGYNLQPDHDIQRWLQGLRPLTEAQSHRVSCEVEPPGSSDPPAPRVLRPTLVISQWTEVLGSVGVPTPLVSCDRPSTGGDEAPTTPAPLLTRLAQHMKWPSVSSLDSALESSPSLHSPADPSHLSPPASSPRPSRGHRRSASCGSPLSGGAEEASGGTGYGGEGSGPGASDCRIIRVQMELGEDGSVYKSILVTSQDKAPSVISRVLKKNNRDSAVASEYELVQLLPGERELTIPASANVFYAMDGASHDFLLRQRRRSSTATPGVTSGPSASGTPPSEGGGGSFPRIKATGRKIARALF